DNA from Pirellulaceae bacterium:
CAACAATCGCGTAATGGCGCTGGCGCTGTCGTTGGTGTGCAGCGTGCTGAGCACGAGGTGTCCGGTCAGCGCAGCCTGGATGGCGGTTTCGGCAGTCTCCAGGTCGCGAATTTCGCCGATCATGATCACGTCTGGGTCTTGCCGCAGGATCGCCCGCAGCGCCTTGGCAAACGTCATCTGGGTAGCGGCGTTGGCGTGAACTTGATTGATCAATTCCAAGCGATACTCGACAGGGTCTTCCACCGTTACAATGTTCCGCTCCACGGACTTCAGTAGTTCGATCATTGAATACAACGTAGTGGTCTTGCCGCTGCCGGTAGGCCCGGTGACCAGCAGCAGTCCATTGGGCCGATCGAGCATCGACCGAATTGTACTATACTGATCTGCTGGAATGCCCAAGTCATTTAAGCGGAATGTCACGCTAGAGCGATCCAGGATTCGCAACACGGCCTTTTCGCCCAGGACCGTCGGCAACGTGGAAACGCGCAGGTCGATTGGTCGCTTGTCGACGACCACATGGATGCGCCCATCTTGTGGCAGGCGGTGTTCGGCGATGTCTAGTTTGGCCATCACTTTCAAGCGTGAAATAATCGCCGGATGAAATTCTCGTCTCGGACGCAAGATTTCTCGCAACATTCCGTCGACCCGAATGCGCACACTGCTGGTTTGTCCACCGGCTTCGATGTGAATATCACTGGCCCGCTGTCGGACCGCTTGCAGGACAATAAAGTTGACGAGATTGATGACGGGACTGCTGTCGTCAGCCGCCGACATCAATTCCATATCCAAGTTCACCGCTTCGTCGTTGAGTGCTACTGCTTCGTGATCTAAATCGGCCGTTACAGTATCGGCTTGAAAGCCTTCGCCGTAGACACGTGGAATCAGTAGTTCGATGGCCGAACGTAGTGCCAATGCAGGGCGGACACGTAAGCCGGTTGCGCTTTCCAGGCGATCAATGACATCCAAGTCTTGAGGATCGGCCAGGGCAACTGTCAGTGTCTTATTCACGCGGAAGAGAGCCAGGCACGCACAAGCTTCAGCCAATTCACGCGGCACTAGGCGTGCAGCCAGCGGGTCAATCAGACCGTCGCGCAACAGCGCGTGTGGCACCCCCAATTGTTCGGCCAGAAACGGCAGCAAATCGACTTCGTCGATCAAGCCAAGGGCCACCAGCGTTTCCCCCAATCGCTTTCCGTGCGACTGTTGGCTGAGCGCGCTTTCCAGGTCTTCCTGGGATATGATGCCTTCGTTGATCAGCCGTTCGCCCAAGCGAGGCTTGGTAGCACTGGCGGAGCGCATTTCATGGGGGAGCGTGCGAGGCGATGAGTTGCACGTCGGTACTGTGCGAGTGGTGACGCTCATAGCGCAAACACTCCTGCCGCTGCCACGACATCGCGGTGTATGGAGAATTCTTGATCGAGGCCGGTGACGCGAAGCACATCGCGTATCATGGCCGATGGTGCGGCTAAGTGAACCGCTCCACCACGTTGCATGCACTGACTGTGCGTGTCATACAGCAATTGCAGTCCGAAACTATCGACCAAGCGCAGGCGGCGCAGATCGACGACAACTTGCGGCAGTCGATGGCGCAGGGCGGCTTCCAGCAGCCCGCTCACGCTGGAAACTTCATCTGTGGTTAGGCGGTCGTCCAATTGAATGACTTCGACCGAACCTTGTTGGTAGCGCTGGGCCATCGTAAACGTCTCCCGACTAAGTGGCCGAATTGGTTTCCAGCGGAATAGTCAGACAGAAGGTGCTGCCATGATTCAGTCGGCTTTCGACCGTGATTTCGCCACCGTGCAGCCGAGCCACCTCTTGGCTCAGCGCCAAGCCTAGGCCGCTACCGGTCAATTCGCGAACGCGTTCGTCCGAGCTGCGATAGAAACGATCGAATACATGGGGCAACTCCTGTGGGCTGATGCCAATTCCAGTGTCGGTCACAGTGAACTGCACTTTGTGTTCAGCTATATCCACGCGAAACGTGACACAGCCACCATCCGGCGTATACTTGACGGCGTTGCCCAACAGGTTGACCAATGATGCAACCAGCTTGCCCTTGTCTACACAGACTTTGGGCGGCAATTTGGGCGGTATTTCACAGCGGAATTCTTGCTGCTTCTCAGCCACCTGGCCTTGAACTTTAGCGGCTACTTCCTCAACCAGCCGTCCCAAATCTGTCTCGTGTGATTCCAGGGCCAATGCTCCGGCCTGCATGCGACTGATATCTAACAAATCGTCCACCAGTTGAGATAGCCGCACCGATTCACATTGGATGACGTTGTAGAATCGCTTTCGAGTTTCGGTATCCAAATCATCGCTGACGTCCAGCGATTCGGCGTAGGCTCGGATGTTGGCCAGCGGCGTCCGGAATTCGTGGGTCGCCGTAGTTAAGAATTGGTCGCGCATTTGGTCGGCTAGGCGCTGCTGAGTAATGTCGCGGATGGTCCACACGTGAGCAATCGCCGCGCCATCGCTTTTACGGCCCTGACGAAAGCGCGCTTGCAGAGTGCGCTTGCCAGACTCGGTGGCTACCTCCCATTGAATTGCCGTAAGTGGTTTGGCGGTGCGGAGTTCAACAGCGGCGTCATTGTCCGTAGTCAGAGCCTCGACGAACGGTCTACCGAGCAACGCATCGCCGGATTCGGCACCGCAAATGGCTGCCAAGGCTGCGTTAGCGTAGGTTATCGTCCCGGACTGATCGGTCGTGGCCACGCCTTCGGACAGCGCGTCCAACAACGGCGGCCCATGGCGTCGCTCAGCTCCAGCCAACATTCGCGATAGTGAACCTTCCAGCTCATTCAAAGTCTGCCACCGGCGGCCAATTTCGATCAACCGGTTCCAGCCTCGAGCTGCCGGTTCGTTTTCGTTGGCTTGCGGCAGACTAAAAGCATCTATGGCCTGCGGGTCACACTGTGACAAACTCGAGAGCCATTGATTCCATTGCAAAAGCCGACTGAGCCGTTCGCGGACCAATAGCCCGCCACCCACTAGACAGACCGCTGTTGCCAACCAGCACACGTACTCTGGCAGATACTGATGACCCGCATCGGCGGCCCAGGCAGTAAAGCCAACCACCACGAGGGAGGCACCGAACATGATGAGCACCGCTCGCGAATCGCGATGTGCCAGAGTCGTCTGAGTGTTCATCATCAGTGCATGTTGGGCTGAAAGTGGTCAAGTCGCTGCCAGAGGAATGAACCGTTTGCTATGCAATAGAGAAATTTGGGCTGGGACCTTAGTTACTCCAGTTGGCTGTCGGAAATCGTCAAGCGAGCCACTTAAGCCGGTACCTCAGGCGTCGGTTCGATGGCAGCTTGTAAGGTATTGATTAATTCGCACAGGCTAAAGGGCTTGTAAAACACGGCGGTTAAATTGAGTTCTGGTGCAAAGCTTTCTGTTCCTAGTTCATAGGCTTTGGCCGAACACAGAATCAGCTTGGCTGCGCTGGATTCGCTGCCAGCTCGGACACTGGTCAAGAACTGTTCGCCGTTCAAACGCGGCATTTGCAGGTCGCTGACAATAACGTCGAATCTAATTTCTCGGGCCAGATTGAGTGCCTTTTGACCATCATGCGCAACCAAGACATCGTAGCCCGCGCGAACCAACGACAGGCGCATGATGTCCGCCAGTGCGCGATCGTCTTCGGCAACTAGAGCCCTGCGTTGATTTATCATGGTAGTCGTCTCTTATACTTTGTGGTGAACTGGATCACCAGTCGCTGGCGGAGGCGTGGTTTACGATGAATTGGCCTGACTGATTGTCATACGCCCAAGCTTGTGTTCCAGAAACTGCCAGCGCCGCGCCGGTGTTTTGTATGCGTACGTCTGAGTTTTTGTTGCCAATTTCTGATGACGGAAATTGCCCTTGCAGAAACGGCGTCAGATCAGCCTTGAGATCGGCCATTGTCCCCGCATCACCTGGCAGCGTTCCCAGCGCAGCGCGATGAAGCTCCACCGCATTGCGCAGCACTGACAAGCTGTGCCGTGTTGAATTTGATCGCGCAGCGGTTGTCGTGTCGAACATCTTGGGAGCCGCGACGGCTGCCAAAATCCCTATAATCAGGATGACAATCACCAGCTCGACCAGTGTGAAGGCCCTACGTCGGCGAGTTGCTTCAACTTCGTATCTCATTGGATTTCCTTTACGGTTGACTGGAGAGTATTTCAAACGAGGATGACTGCGAGCCGACCGGGCTACCCGGTGGGTCGGCCTACCGATGGCCAGTGAACGTTAGGTTTCAGGGCTGGTTTGTCAAAAATCAGATATTGGCTTTAGTGTTGAATTTCATCGCAAACCGATTCACAAGCCTTGCAACCTCTACTATCGCACCCATCTTGGGAAAGGATGTCCGATTGTAGGGGCTGTAAGTGCGCGGTTGGCCAAGTGCATGAACCAACCGCAGCAAAAGTGCGGAGACTCAGGAGTGCCAGCGCTTATCGCAAACTACCCTTTCTGCAGCTGAGAACGCCTGCGGACTGGCCGCACGCTCGCTCCAAACATTTCTGGTCATTAGTCATTGGTCTGCTTGTAGGTGCACCTGTTATGAACGCAATCGAGACTGCTTCCCAGCTTTTCATGTCTGTTGGCCCCGGCAGTTCATCCAGTCGGACCCTGCAAATGCAATCAGTATTGTCTGAGGCTTTCAATACAAAGCTCAGTATCTGGTGTCGTCATTCTGACGGATGGCGTTCAGAGATACCTTGGGAGTCAAACCCGGCGATCGAAGAGTCGCGGTGGGCAAGTGTGCAATTGTGGTTGGACGATTTGGTCGAACAATTGCCTGATATGCCGCAGGTGTTGCCACTGGACGGACAGCGAGTATTCGTGGCGGCAGTTTCAATGAATGACGTTGGTGTGACCGAAGTTGTGGGAGGTGTTGCGCCACTCGATCCGCTTCAACTGGCGACGCGCGCCGCTGAATTGGCTGTCCAAAAAGTGGATGCGGCCGATCTACACGAGCTGCACGATCAGTATGCAGCCAGGCTGTCAACCAGTTACGAAGAGTTGTGTTTTCTGCGCCGCTTGTCCAAGCATGTCGAGTTTTGCATGGCCAATCGCTCCTTGGTAGATGTGGCTAAAACCACATTGACCGAGCTTTTCGATTTGATTCAGGTCCAAGGCTTAGCCTTGCTACAAATTAACAATCAGGACTCGGTACGCTGCGAGAGTTTCGTGGATATTGCTGTCGCAGAGGGAGCCTTGCCGCATGATGCTGAGCAATGGCGACAGTTCATTGCTGAACTCGGTCCGCGCAGTCGTCGCGTCTTGGTAAAGAATTTCAATAGTCAGATGAACTCGCAGGAAGTGATCAAGGCCCCGCAGGGTGTGCGCTCTATGGCTTTAGTCCCCATTCAAAAGGAAGGCCAAGTATTTGGCTGGCTGTTGGCAGTCAACAAGCGTTCTCATGGGGGTGAAAAGGACTTGCTTATCAATTCGTTGGGTCATGATGAATTGGGGTCGATGGAGGCATCGCTGTTGGAAGTGGCCGCCCAGTTGTTGGCCTCACACGCCTCGAATAGTCAGCTGTTTCAAGAACTAGAACAGTTAGTGGTCAGTTCGATCCATACGCTGGTAGGCATTGTTGAAGCCAAGGACGAATATACCTGCGGTCACAGCCACCGCGTTGCACTGGTTGCCCGCCAACTCGCCCAACAGTTGAACTTGCCGGCTGACGAATGCGAAGACATCTATACATCGGGGTTGCTGCATGACGTCGGTAAAATTGGCGTGCGCGATGAAGTGTTACTCAAGTCTGGGAAGTTGACCTACGAAGAATTTAACGAGATTAAACAACACCCGGTTATCGGGGCTCATTTGTTGCGCGGACTTAAGCCCTTGGCAAACTACTTCCCGGCGTGCTCTATCACCACGAGGCCGTAGATGGTTCAGGATATCCCGAAGGGCTGCGCGGTGATAAAATTCCATTAATGGCTCGCGTGCTGGCGGTTGCCGATGCTTGGGATGCCATGACCAGCGATCGCCCCTATCGGCCTGGTATGCAGGCGGACAAGGCGATCTCCATTCTTATCAGCGGTGCCGGAAGCCAATGGGATCCAGTGGTTGTGCAGGCCTTTCTGGATTCAATAGACACCATCATGAATATCATCAGCCACTGGCGAGACGTGCAGAATCAATTCTGCAAGCCGAACCAGATTAGCTCCAGTATTCATTCTTTCCCCGTCGCATGCAAAATCGCTGCCGCGGCCAAACTGTTAGGTTCCTGATGGATTTCTTTAGAGGGAGCGAAGCTTTGCTAGCACTCGAAACTTTGGCCCAGCGAAGTTTCCTGAGTGAATCTCTCAGAATTCCACACACCGCAAGTCGTTAGAACCGATACAGCTGATACAGTCTGCCAGCGCGCCAATGTCGTTTGCCGCTGCCGGCGACCGTTGAGCTAGCATTCAATTCGCGGACCAGCCATGGTTTGTCAGCACCAACACAATCTACTTGCCTCGTGCTGTCGCCGAACCTGGGGGTTGTTGGTGTTGGCCACCAGCCTGGCCATCTGTGTTCTGCTGCCGAGCATCGGCTGTGATTCAAGCCAATCCAAGCCATATAAGACAGGCACCGTCGCATTCCCAGTAGAATCGGCAATACGAACTGCAGATTCTAAACCACCCCATGCACTGATAGATGACCGCGCCCACGCACCGCTTGGCGACGGGCAGTTGCCGAGAGTCCCCCTCGTTCGAGAATCACCTGATTTGTCAGCCAAATCTGCCTCGGAATTCAAGCTGGCTTCCTCGCCGAACTTCATTCTGACCGATCGCCAACGGGCTGAGCGAAACGCATCTTTGGCAGAGTCAAACGTTGATGCACTGAAGTTCGTCGATCTTCCC
Protein-coding regions in this window:
- a CDS encoding HD domain-containing protein — its product is MQSVLSEAFNTKLSIWCRHSDGWRSEIPWESNPAIEESRWASVQLWLDDLVEQLPDMPQVLPLDGQRVFVAAVSMNDVGVTEVVGGVAPLDPLQLATRAAELAVQKVDAADLHELHDQYAARLSTSYEELCFLRRLSKHVEFCMANRSLVDVAKTTLTELFDLIQVQGLALLQINNQDSVRCESFVDIAVAEGALPHDAEQWRQFIAELGPRSRRVLVKNFNSQMNSQEVIKAPQGVRSMALVPIQKEGQVFGWLLAVNKRSHGGEKDLLINSLGHDELGSMEASLLEVAAQLLASHASNSQLFQELEQLVVSSIHTLVGIVEAKDEYTCGHSHRVALVARQLAQQLNLPADECEDIYTSGLLHDVGKIGVRDEVLLKSGKLTYEEFNEIKQHPVIGAHLLRGLKPLANYFPACSITTRP
- a CDS encoding response regulator, whose translation is MINQRRALVAEDDRALADIMRLSLVRAGYDVLVAHDGQKALNLAREIRFDVIVSDLQMPRLNGEQFLTSVRAGSESSAAKLILCSAKAYELGTESFAPELNLTAVFYKPFSLCELINTLQAAIEPTPEVPA
- a CDS encoding prepilin-type N-terminal cleavage/methylation domain-containing protein, which produces MRYEVEATRRRRAFTLVELVIVILIIGILAAVAAPKMFDTTTAARSNSTRHSLSVLRNAVELHRAALGTLPGDAGTMADLKADLTPFLQGQFPSSEIGNKNSDVRIQNTGAALAVSGTQAWAYDNQSGQFIVNHASASDW
- a CDS encoding PAS domain-containing protein, with the translated sequence MMNTQTTLAHRDSRAVLIMFGASLVVVGFTAWAADAGHQYLPEYVCWLATAVCLVGGGLLVRERLSRLLQWNQWLSSLSQCDPQAIDAFSLPQANENEPAARGWNRLIEIGRRWQTLNELEGSLSRMLAGAERRHGPPLLDALSEGVATTDQSGTITYANAALAAICGAESGDALLGRPFVEALTTDNDAAVELRTAKPLTAIQWEVATESGKRTLQARFRQGRKSDGAAIAHVWTIRDITQQRLADQMRDQFLTTATHEFRTPLANIRAYAESLDVSDDLDTETRKRFYNVIQCESVRLSQLVDDLLDISRMQAGALALESHETDLGRLVEEVAAKVQGQVAEKQQEFRCEIPPKLPPKVCVDKGKLVASLVNLLGNAVKYTPDGGCVTFRVDIAEHKVQFTVTDTGIGISPQELPHVFDRFYRSSDERVRELTGSGLGLALSQEVARLHGGEITVESRLNHGSTFCLTIPLETNSAT
- a CDS encoding STAS domain-containing protein, with the protein product MAQRYQQGSVEVIQLDDRLTTDEVSSVSGLLEAALRHRLPQVVVDLRRLRLVDSFGLQLLYDTHSQCMQRGGAVHLAAPSAMIRDVLRVTGLDQEFSIHRDVVAAAGVFAL
- the tadA gene encoding Flp pilus assembly complex ATPase component TadA, whose amino-acid sequence is MSVTTRTVPTCNSSPRTLPHEMRSASATKPRLGERLINEGIISQEDLESALSQQSHGKRLGETLVALGLIDEVDLLPFLAEQLGVPHALLRDGLIDPLAARLVPRELAEACACLALFRVNKTLTVALADPQDLDVIDRLESATGLRVRPALALRSAIELLIPRVYGEGFQADTVTADLDHEAVALNDEAVNLDMELMSAADDSSPVINLVNFIVLQAVRQRASDIHIEAGGQTSSVRIRVDGMLREILRPRREFHPAIISRLKVMAKLDIAEHRLPQDGRIHVVVDKRPIDLRVSTLPTVLGEKAVLRILDRSSVTFRLNDLGIPADQYSTIRSMLDRPNGLLLVTGPTGSGKTTTLYSMIELLKSVERNIVTVEDPVEYRLELINQVHANAATQMTFAKALRAILRQDPDVIMIGEIRDLETAETAIQAALTGHLVLSTLHTNDSASAITRLLDMGVAPFKISAALVGVIAQRLTRKVCSECRTAYYPNPALLDAIQYAGDRNRAFVRGNGCNHCFDTGYSGRIGVYELLSVDRSMRELIATGAPVSQLREYAQRQGLHSLAEQSVAMAEAGVTSLEEILRVAVFE